A window of Tautonia marina contains these coding sequences:
- a CDS encoding DUF1559 domain-containing protein yields MYHRERRGFTLIELLVVIAIIGVLIALLLPAVQSAREAARRAQCTNNLKQIGLAVHNYHDTWGAFPMGEMPGGLSPQVGLLPFLEQTQVYDSFNFNLGVRWIWTDPATITVGRTKISAYVCPSEIYTEYASDAFQFWASNYAWNSGTWYPRTQQWDGLFGRSYGRNNSTEATIGGLPNNALSLVNFASIKDGTSNTLLCAEVANGPLVVGAARTKVSDCYQAVGLSNTSTVQEAVTACNQIDWGSGEIPWGGSWRYKGYAWVEGSIWRNWFNSIRTPNQTCCRPSDWWFIMKPASSYHPGGANAVMADGSVKFFKETVALPTWMALSTRVGGEVVSSDQF; encoded by the coding sequence TTGTATCATCGAGAACGTCGCGGCTTCACGTTGATCGAGTTATTGGTGGTCATCGCCATTATCGGTGTCTTGATCGCCTTGCTGTTGCCGGCCGTGCAGAGTGCGCGTGAAGCGGCTCGCCGGGCCCAGTGCACGAATAACCTGAAGCAGATCGGGTTGGCGGTGCACAACTATCATGACACCTGGGGAGCGTTCCCGATGGGCGAGATGCCCGGCGGGCTGTCGCCTCAGGTGGGGTTGCTGCCGTTCCTGGAGCAGACCCAGGTGTACGACTCGTTCAACTTCAACCTGGGCGTGCGCTGGATCTGGACCGACCCGGCGACCATTACCGTGGGCCGGACCAAGATCAGTGCCTACGTGTGCCCCTCAGAAATTTACACCGAGTACGCCAGTGACGCATTTCAGTTCTGGGCCTCGAATTACGCCTGGAACTCGGGAACGTGGTATCCTCGCACCCAGCAGTGGGACGGCCTGTTCGGCCGATCGTACGGGCGGAACAATAGTACCGAGGCGACCATCGGCGGTCTGCCGAACAACGCCTTGAGCCTGGTCAACTTCGCATCGATCAAGGACGGCACCAGCAACACCCTGCTGTGCGCCGAGGTGGCCAATGGCCCGCTGGTGGTGGGAGCGGCCCGGACGAAGGTCTCGGACTGCTACCAGGCGGTTGGTCTGAGCAATACCTCGACGGTTCAAGAGGCGGTGACAGCGTGCAATCAGATTGACTGGGGCTCTGGGGAGATTCCCTGGGGCGGATCGTGGCGATACAAAGGTTACGCCTGGGTCGAAGGTTCGATCTGGCGCAACTGGTTCAACTCGATTCGGACCCCGAATCAGACCTGCTGCCGTCCGTCGGACTGGTGGTTCATCATGAAGCCTGCCTCGTCGTATCACCCGGGCGGCGCCAACGCGGTGATGGCCGACGGCAGTGTGAAGTTCTTCAAAGAAACGGTCGCGCTGCCGACCTGGATGGCCCTGAGCACCCGGGTTGGCGGTGAGGTGGTCAGCTCCGATCAGTTCTGA
- a CDS encoding CRTAC1 family protein — MGLLPGGRPTRAFLHRFLVFGVGAVLLTMLGCRKATDGAVGDRSGARPARAPISKPEVGPWFVDRAPEFGIDVVTRSGDPRKHCVLDAIGTGVALFDMDTDGDLDLFVAGGSEVREGAVRSAGGPWLFRNDGPGQWSDTTQISGLRHTGWAQGVAVADFDADGFPDLIVVQHGPDTLWRNRGDGTFEDVTRAAGIDDPSWGVSATWGDVDEDGWVDLYVTNYLEVDPLHPPALNDYLPGVPVFQGPATLPGQTDRLWRNRGDGTFEDWTERAGLLRAPNKGMSALLVDLNEDGHLDLYVTNDTHANELFRGLGEGRFEEIGVPAGVAYNTYGIAEGSMAVDVADLDGDGRLDLALSNFRQEGSRVYANLGDHLYADRASDFSLWGLTGGFVGWGLVLADFDADGWPDLFQANGHVYPNVPDAHYDMPAIFLRNREGRTLEEVTASWGPDLDSIRSGRAVAVGDLDNDGDLDLVISTIDGPLRMLINEGSSEGSAVMLRLVGRRPNLEAIGARVELEAGGRTFKGTVRRGGSILAASDVRLHFGLGNASTIDRLRVRWPDGSEDRFDNLDVKTCLTIHQDGPTMTSRPFQD, encoded by the coding sequence ATGGGTTTGCTCCCAGGGGGAAGGCCGACTCGGGCCTTCCTCCATCGTTTTTTGGTGTTCGGGGTCGGGGCGGTTCTGCTGACGATGCTCGGGTGTCGCAAGGCGACCGATGGCGCTGTTGGTGATCGGAGCGGAGCAAGACCGGCTCGGGCTCCGATTTCGAAGCCTGAGGTCGGCCCCTGGTTCGTGGACCGTGCCCCTGAGTTCGGGATCGACGTGGTGACGCGATCCGGCGACCCGCGAAAGCATTGCGTACTCGACGCGATCGGGACGGGAGTCGCCCTGTTCGACATGGACACCGACGGCGATCTCGATCTCTTTGTCGCCGGTGGGAGCGAGGTTCGGGAGGGAGCGGTGCGGTCGGCCGGTGGTCCCTGGCTGTTCCGCAACGACGGCCCCGGACAATGGTCGGACACGACCCAAATTTCGGGTCTTCGGCACACCGGATGGGCCCAGGGGGTGGCCGTGGCCGATTTCGACGCCGACGGCTTCCCGGACCTGATCGTGGTGCAGCATGGTCCCGACACGCTCTGGCGGAACCGGGGAGACGGCACGTTCGAGGATGTGACCCGAGCCGCCGGGATCGACGACCCGAGCTGGGGCGTTTCGGCCACCTGGGGAGATGTGGACGAAGATGGATGGGTTGACCTTTATGTAACGAACTACCTGGAGGTCGATCCCCTTCACCCCCCTGCCCTGAACGATTATTTGCCCGGTGTGCCGGTCTTCCAGGGACCGGCGACCTTGCCGGGCCAGACCGACCGGCTCTGGCGGAACCGGGGGGACGGTACGTTTGAGGACTGGACCGAGCGGGCCGGGCTGCTTCGGGCGCCGAACAAGGGGATGTCGGCCCTGCTGGTCGATCTGAACGAAGACGGGCATCTGGATTTGTACGTGACCAACGATACCCATGCCAATGAGCTGTTCCGAGGCCTGGGCGAGGGGCGCTTCGAGGAGATCGGCGTTCCGGCCGGAGTCGCGTACAACACCTATGGAATTGCCGAAGGGAGCATGGCCGTCGATGTGGCCGACCTCGACGGCGATGGACGGCTCGACCTGGCCCTGAGCAACTTCCGGCAGGAAGGGAGCCGCGTGTACGCGAACCTCGGCGATCATCTCTACGCGGATCGTGCGAGCGATTTCTCGCTCTGGGGGCTGACGGGCGGGTTCGTCGGCTGGGGGCTGGTACTGGCCGATTTCGATGCCGACGGTTGGCCCGACCTGTTTCAGGCCAACGGGCACGTCTATCCCAACGTGCCCGATGCCCACTACGACATGCCGGCGATCTTCCTGCGCAATCGAGAGGGGAGAACGCTGGAAGAGGTGACAGCCTCGTGGGGGCCCGACCTGGACTCCATTCGGTCGGGTCGAGCGGTGGCCGTCGGCGATCTGGACAACGACGGTGATCTCGACCTGGTGATCTCGACCATCGACGGCCCCTTGCGCATGCTGATCAACGAAGGATCATCCGAAGGGTCGGCAGTGATGCTCCGGCTGGTCGGCCGCCGGCCGAACCTGGAGGCGATTGGGGCCCGGGTCGAGTTGGAGGCCGGGGGCCGCACGTTCAAAGGGACGGTTCGCCGCGGTGGGAGTATTCTGGCCGCGTCGGATGTTCGGTTGCATTTCGGGCTGGGCAACGCCTCGACCATCGACCGGCTGCGGGTCCGATGGCCCGACGGCTCGGAAGACCGCTTCGACAACCTTGACGTCAAGACGTGCTTGACGATCCATCAGGACGGCCCGACCATGACGAGTCGTCCGTTTCAGGACTGA
- a CDS encoding sigma-54-dependent transcriptional regulator, translating to MDRRILVVDDSELTCQQLSLLLSRPDRRIKVVTNGTEALERIVDGKFSLVLTDLRMDGRGIDGLDLIREIRQRDLPVTVIVMTAFASIDVAVEAMKLGAYDFLTKPIDPDQVQVLVERALADRSLLDEVNDARDRLRQRFGFHNLLGTSPGMRDVFERVERVASAHCNVLITGETGTGKELVAQALHLADATRSGPLVAVNCAALPEPLLESELFGHEKGAFTGADRRKQGRFELAEGGTLFLDEIGELPLGVQAKLLRVLQDGTFERVGGTETLQVNTRILAATNVDLKRAVSEGTFREDLFFRLNVVTVSLPPLRDRPEDIPLLVDHFLDLLRERGYPKKSFARETLSRMARYDWPGNVRELEHLVEQLAITAPGEVVRVEHLPPYLAEGPDEGALDLSFDVRRPLHEITRELTERIERSYLCGVLERYRGRIDRSAAHSGLSRRSISEKLRIHAIDKADFKPRSSSSSSARRSVAVGD from the coding sequence ATGGATCGACGCATCCTCGTGGTCGATGATAGCGAGCTGACCTGCCAGCAGCTCTCGTTGCTGCTCAGCCGACCCGATCGCCGGATCAAGGTCGTCACGAACGGCACCGAGGCCCTCGAACGGATCGTCGACGGCAAGTTCTCGCTCGTGCTCACCGACCTGCGGATGGACGGCCGGGGGATTGACGGGCTCGACCTGATCCGCGAGATCCGCCAGCGCGATCTCCCCGTCACGGTCATCGTCATGACCGCCTTCGCCTCGATCGACGTGGCCGTCGAGGCCATGAAGCTCGGCGCCTACGACTTCCTCACCAAACCGATCGACCCGGATCAGGTCCAGGTTCTCGTCGAGCGCGCCCTGGCCGACCGGAGTCTGCTCGACGAGGTGAACGACGCCCGCGACCGGCTCCGCCAGCGGTTCGGCTTTCACAACCTGCTCGGCACCAGCCCCGGCATGCGCGATGTGTTCGAGCGGGTCGAGCGCGTCGCCTCGGCCCACTGCAACGTCCTGATCACGGGAGAGACCGGCACCGGCAAGGAGCTGGTCGCCCAGGCCCTGCACCTGGCCGACGCCACCCGATCCGGCCCGCTCGTCGCCGTCAACTGCGCGGCCCTGCCCGAGCCGTTGCTCGAAAGCGAGCTGTTCGGCCACGAGAAAGGGGCCTTCACCGGGGCCGACCGCCGCAAGCAAGGCCGGTTCGAGCTGGCCGAAGGGGGAACCCTCTTTCTCGACGAGATCGGCGAGCTGCCCCTTGGCGTGCAGGCGAAGCTCCTGCGCGTCCTGCAGGACGGCACCTTCGAGCGCGTCGGCGGCACCGAGACGTTGCAGGTCAACACCCGCATCCTCGCCGCGACCAACGTGGACCTGAAACGGGCCGTGTCCGAGGGAACCTTCCGCGAGGATCTTTTCTTCCGGCTCAACGTCGTCACCGTCAGCTTGCCGCCGCTCCGCGATCGCCCGGAAGACATCCCGCTATTGGTCGATCACTTCCTCGACCTGCTCCGCGAGCGCGGGTATCCGAAAAAGAGCTTCGCCCGAGAAACCCTGAGCCGGATGGCCCGATACGACTGGCCGGGCAATGTCCGGGAGCTGGAGCATCTGGTCGAGCAACTGGCGATCACCGCCCCGGGCGAGGTCGTTCGCGTCGAGCACCTGCCCCCTTACCTCGCCGAAGGCCCCGACGAGGGCGCGCTCGACCTCAGCTTCGACGTCCGCCGCCCGTTGCACGAGATTACCCGAGAGCTGACCGAACGGATCGAACGCTCCTACCTCTGCGGCGTCCTCGAACGCTACCGAGGCCGCATCGACCGCTCGGCCGCCCACAGCGGCCTCTCGCGCCGGAGCATCAGCGAAAAGCTTCGCATCCACGCCATCGACAAGGCCGACTTCAAGCCCCGCTCCTCGTCCTCGTCCTCGGCACGCCGAAGCGTCGCAGTCGGAGACTAA
- a CDS encoding choice-of-anchor M domain-containing protein — translation MSFHRFFSRVVGGGLLAFAFSMGLGDVAIADTIISGGHWDVDVEYDGANEEFELHWHLHGTDTVIETDEALLYLDPSNTALTRPGGAQWDFLGTGAGDLVYILPFDEPADLSSLVWLGLSAEEIPTGTFNPNNITLSLVGFSGPGEFSLFTTDSFGNPNVFMATSDGLSSGDAINLTLGSHRHANWAFSELGLYGLTFEASGTLLDGRVIRSTPTTFYFGVGVNSFPGQPGVIPEPASLVMLGMGVLAVGGAALLRRRREGFESKTV, via the coding sequence ATGAGTTTTCATCGATTTTTTTCTCGTGTTGTGGGAGGTGGGCTCCTTGCCTTCGCGTTCTCAATGGGCCTTGGGGATGTGGCAATCGCCGATACGATCATCTCCGGCGGTCACTGGGACGTTGATGTCGAGTACGATGGCGCGAATGAGGAATTCGAGCTTCACTGGCATCTTCATGGCACGGATACGGTGATCGAAACGGACGAGGCGTTGCTTTATCTCGATCCATCGAATACGGCACTGACCCGGCCTGGTGGGGCGCAGTGGGATTTCCTCGGAACTGGGGCCGGCGATCTGGTCTATATCCTTCCATTTGATGAACCGGCCGATCTGTCGAGCCTGGTCTGGCTTGGACTCTCGGCCGAGGAGATTCCGACCGGAACGTTCAATCCCAACAACATCACCCTAAGCCTGGTCGGTTTTAGTGGCCCGGGAGAATTCTCGCTCTTCACAACCGATTCTTTCGGCAATCCGAACGTCTTCATGGCGACCTCGGATGGGCTGAGTAGCGGTGATGCCATCAACCTAACTCTTGGAAGCCATCGTCATGCGAACTGGGCCTTCAGCGAACTTGGCCTGTACGGTCTGACGTTTGAGGCTTCGGGAACGCTTCTGGACGGTCGAGTGATCCGAAGCACGCCGACGACGTTCTACTTCGGTGTCGGAGTGAATTCGTTCCCCGGTCAACCCGGAGTCATTCCTGAACCGGCGAGCCTGGTGATGCTGGGGATGGGGGTGCTCGCCGTTGGTGGGGCAGCGTTGCTGCGAAGGCGCCGCGAGGGGTTCGAATCGAAGACGGTGTAA
- a CDS encoding DUF1559 domain-containing protein, with protein MSQTFAVRRNGFTLIELLVVIAIIGVLIALLLPAVQAAREAARKAQCLNNLKQIGLALHNYETNHSTFPPGWTAYFEEEHHHDDDHDDDHDGHGFSGTRFKDGDDELAGWPGWAWGSMILNQVEQGPLYDAINFDLSVDLPSNVTIRLARVASFICPSDNEVALVPVRDEGDSLTLTEVSTGNYIGSNGIGEIGPEDGQGIFYMNSRTRISDIRDGTSQTIAVGERSFNLAPVTWTARTPHGWNYKTPPSQGGDARFLSYPHPAFSMVIGTVGISDPPRTPNHPRAHPEDYWSRHPGGVNFLFADGSVHFIRDSISQSVFLSLATRKGAEVVSADQY; from the coding sequence ATGAGTCAAACCTTCGCCGTTCGACGAAACGGCTTTACTCTGATCGAACTTCTTGTGGTCATCGCGATTATCGGGGTGCTGATCGCTCTGCTGCTGCCGGCGGTGCAGGCGGCACGAGAGGCGGCACGGAAGGCGCAGTGCCTGAATAACCTGAAGCAGATCGGGCTCGCGTTGCACAATTACGAGACCAATCACAGCACGTTTCCACCGGGTTGGACGGCCTACTTCGAGGAAGAACATCACCACGACGATGATCATGATGACGACCACGACGGCCACGGATTCTCAGGAACCCGATTCAAGGACGGGGATGACGAACTGGCCGGCTGGCCGGGGTGGGCCTGGGGAAGTATGATCTTGAATCAGGTCGAACAGGGCCCGCTTTACGACGCGATCAATTTCGATCTGTCGGTCGATTTGCCGTCGAACGTGACGATTCGGCTCGCGCGGGTCGCGTCGTTCATCTGCCCGTCGGACAACGAGGTGGCCCTGGTGCCGGTTCGGGACGAGGGCGATTCGCTGACGTTGACCGAGGTGAGCACGGGGAATTACATCGGGAGCAATGGAATCGGCGAGATCGGCCCTGAAGACGGTCAGGGGATCTTTTACATGAACAGCCGGACGCGGATCTCGGACATCCGAGACGGAACGAGCCAGACGATTGCCGTGGGCGAGCGGAGCTTCAACCTCGCGCCGGTGACCTGGACGGCTCGAACGCCGCACGGCTGGAATTACAAGACGCCGCCGAGCCAGGGGGGAGACGCTCGATTCCTCTCGTACCCGCACCCGGCCTTCTCGATGGTGATTGGGACGGTCGGGATTTCGGACCCTCCCCGGACGCCGAATCATCCTCGGGCGCACCCGGAGGATTACTGGAGCCGGCATCCCGGTGGTGTGAATTTCCTGTTCGCCGACGGATCGGTTCACTTCATTCGTGACTCGATCTCGCAGTCCGTCTTCCTGTCGCTGGCGACCCGAAAGGGTGCCGAGGTTGTCTCGGCCGACCAGTACTGA
- a CDS encoding DUF3179 domain-containing (seleno)protein codes for MSQQPVEPTPTPPPATPPAPSRSSSLLRRSVIGLAVIGLGGFLFWKLVGADLYEQVKEYQLAVEDRDLSAPVGYLGLNYRKEYNSRPPQFHFEEDGKKLLFASIGDGETPEFYDVTDAQFDPMILQGGFGRDSIPGVDYPILQAPDGEIAQNIGDRNEVVGVVLESGPRAYPMGALTKVEIVNDVDGETPIAIVYARGPDTVRIYRRDIEGTPVTLGTTGYATDDKVPLFYDRKTKSLWLEEPDGSALTCVNGEYVGTRLPAHKTLERLTWGEWVGQYPDTDVLIGNDRSQPIPEE; via the coding sequence ATGAGCCAACAACCTGTCGAACCGACGCCGACACCTCCTCCCGCCACGCCTCCGGCGCCTTCTCGTTCCTCGTCACTGCTGCGACGAAGCGTGATCGGCCTGGCGGTCATCGGTCTGGGGGGATTCCTGTTCTGGAAATTGGTCGGGGCCGACCTGTATGAACAGGTGAAGGAATATCAGCTTGCGGTGGAAGACCGCGACCTGTCGGCGCCGGTCGGATACCTCGGCCTGAATTACCGGAAGGAATACAATTCCCGACCACCTCAATTTCACTTCGAGGAAGACGGGAAAAAACTGCTCTTTGCCTCGATCGGCGACGGCGAAACTCCCGAGTTTTATGATGTGACCGACGCGCAGTTCGACCCGATGATCCTCCAGGGAGGCTTCGGGCGCGACTCGATTCCGGGCGTCGATTACCCGATCCTCCAAGCTCCCGATGGGGAGATTGCCCAGAACATCGGCGATCGGAATGAGGTGGTGGGCGTGGTGCTGGAGTCTGGCCCGAGAGCCTATCCGATGGGGGCCTTGACGAAGGTTGAGATCGTCAACGATGTCGACGGCGAGACTCCCATCGCAATTGTCTATGCCCGAGGACCAGACACTGTCCGCATCTACCGGCGCGACATCGAGGGAACACCCGTAACGCTCGGCACCACCGGGTACGCGACCGATGACAAGGTTCCGTTGTTCTACGATCGGAAAACCAAGAGTCTCTGGCTGGAGGAGCCCGACGGCTCGGCCCTGACCTGCGTCAATGGTGAATACGTCGGCACCCGGCTGCCGGCGCACAAAACCCTGGAACGGCTCACCTGGGGTGAGTGGGTCGGGCAGTATCCGGATACGGATGTTCTGATCGGCAACGATCGTTCGCAGCCGATTCCGGAGGAGTGA
- a CDS encoding alpha/beta hydrolase family protein, which produces MYRQPDSSLKAPTYDDHTDLTVVIDGQGESHPVASPSDWDVRRAHILFHLQEVMGPMPGGERRVPLAPEYGEKVAEDGYTRIHVTYASEPGDRVPAWLSIPNGEAPEGGFPAMICLHQTVRSGKDEPVGVDARPNRSSAKELAERGYVVLTPDYPNFGEYTVDPYALGYASASMKGIWNHMRGIDLLASRPEVASDRIGAIGHSLGGHNSIFLAVFDDRVKAIVSSCGYNSFPYYYEGKIAGWSHKGYMPRIVSKFGTDPARMPFDFPELIGALAPRPFFSNSPLRDANFEVKGVRVCIAAATPIYELLGAPDHLVVEYPDDEHDFPPDVRERSYQFLDHHLGNPRA; this is translated from the coding sequence ATGTACCGTCAGCCCGATTCTTCGCTCAAGGCACCGACTTACGACGACCACACGGACCTCACTGTGGTGATCGATGGCCAGGGGGAATCCCACCCCGTCGCCTCGCCGAGCGATTGGGACGTGAGGCGGGCACACATCCTGTTTCACCTTCAGGAGGTCATGGGCCCGATGCCCGGAGGCGAGCGCCGCGTCCCCCTGGCTCCTGAGTACGGTGAGAAGGTTGCCGAAGACGGCTATACGCGCATTCACGTTACCTATGCCAGCGAGCCGGGCGACCGCGTGCCGGCCTGGCTGTCCATCCCCAACGGCGAGGCCCCCGAGGGAGGCTTCCCGGCCATGATCTGCCTGCACCAGACGGTCCGGTCGGGCAAGGACGAGCCGGTCGGGGTCGATGCGCGGCCCAATCGCTCGTCGGCCAAGGAACTGGCCGAGCGCGGTTACGTCGTTCTGACCCCCGACTACCCGAACTTCGGCGAGTACACGGTCGATCCCTACGCCCTCGGCTACGCCAGCGCCTCGATGAAGGGGATCTGGAACCACATGCGGGGGATCGACCTTTTGGCCAGCCGTCCCGAGGTCGCGTCTGACCGCATCGGCGCCATCGGCCACTCGCTCGGCGGGCACAACTCGATCTTCCTGGCCGTCTTCGACGACCGCGTGAAGGCGATTGTCTCCTCCTGCGGCTACAACAGCTTCCCCTATTATTATGAAGGGAAGATCGCCGGCTGGTCGCACAAGGGGTACATGCCGCGGATCGTCTCGAAATTCGGCACCGACCCGGCGCGGATGCCGTTTGATTTTCCCGAACTGATTGGCGCGCTGGCTCCCCGGCCGTTCTTCTCGAATTCGCCGCTGCGGGATGCGAACTTCGAGGTCAAGGGGGTCCGCGTCTGCATCGCGGCGGCCACGCCGATCTACGAGCTGCTCGGGGCTCCCGATCACCTGGTCGTCGAATACCCGGACGACGAGCACGACTTCCCGCCCGACGTCCGAGAGCGGTCGTACCAGTTCCTCGACCATCACCTGGGCAACCCCCGGGCGTGA
- a CDS encoding spermine/spermidine synthase domain-containing protein yields MIEPNEPEEQRSASDRRVVLALLFTSGAAALIYEVSWSRQIGLLFGHTVHSAAVVLTCYFVGMAIGSVLAARWVGRVIPLLGYGVAELVVAGWVPWVPRLLDAVEQSSWAAWLSHPEPVVQVLIRWGLAFGLLLPATVGLGASLPFMAEHLSPDRRLAPGRVALAYALNTAGALVGVVLTTAVLMLAVGVRGSGWIAAALSGGCGIVACLMAIRGRAGGQESKSGVESKSEAREVLTGQSVTDSKGSVGFWLALAALSGFGTLGLQVLYTRMFSLVFHNSTYTFGAVLTVFLAGLAIGSAAVARLHRRMSAERLLGIAAGLGAAGVSLSVPVFLGLTNLDSFTFGSTFTAYLVGVFGLVALVVLPPVSVLGAVLPGIWKAAGASGMGGGAVVGWLTAGNALAAALGALLASVVFLPSVGLWPSIVVFSLIFGLIPVVLLVRSGRRLAAVGVVLVLVGLGGVAITAPGRVRTLPPDPRIRILAGWEGAYGLVEVVQVASGNRILRQNLHYGLGSTGRSTVRELRQGHLPLLLHPDPREVLFLGLGTGLTSGAATIHPQVDRIEIVELIPEVVETARFFEPENLGVVGHPKVTIRIDDARHDLLASGKTYDAIISDLFVPWESRAGYLYTVEQFRLARSRLNPGGLFCLWLPLYQLGATELTMIADSFASVFPSTSIWWGQLASDRAMLALIGSEAPLTIDPNRVDATLPLLTDTRNDPERYLDSAETLARLYGGDWPRPAPGTRLNTDEHPRVEFLAPIRQRNDRLLSGERLLDLFDQRFRRLPFHQILDEPKPRDQGIVMYRRRVWQREQLTSGAL; encoded by the coding sequence ATGATCGAGCCAAACGAGCCTGAGGAGCAACGATCGGCGTCGGATCGCCGCGTGGTCCTGGCCCTGTTGTTCACCTCGGGAGCCGCGGCCCTGATTTACGAGGTGTCGTGGTCGCGGCAGATCGGCCTCTTGTTCGGGCACACGGTGCATTCGGCGGCAGTGGTGCTGACGTGCTATTTTGTGGGGATGGCGATTGGTTCGGTCCTGGCGGCGCGGTGGGTGGGGCGGGTGATTCCGCTGCTGGGTTACGGCGTGGCGGAACTGGTGGTGGCGGGATGGGTGCCGTGGGTGCCGAGGCTGCTGGATGCGGTCGAGCAATCCTCGTGGGCGGCCTGGCTGTCTCATCCTGAGCCGGTCGTACAAGTGTTGATTCGATGGGGGCTGGCGTTTGGCTTGCTGCTCCCGGCGACGGTGGGCCTGGGGGCGAGCTTGCCCTTCATGGCCGAGCATCTTTCGCCCGATCGGCGCCTGGCGCCGGGGCGGGTGGCTCTGGCGTATGCGCTGAACACGGCCGGAGCACTGGTCGGGGTGGTGTTGACGACCGCGGTCTTGATGCTCGCCGTCGGCGTTCGGGGCAGTGGCTGGATTGCGGCGGCGCTGTCGGGAGGGTGTGGGATCGTCGCCTGTCTCATGGCGATCAGGGGGCGCGCGGGTGGTCAGGAATCGAAATCGGGGGTGGAGTCGAAGTCGGAAGCACGGGAGGTGTTGACTGGGCAAAGCGTCACGGATTCCAAAGGATCGGTTGGGTTCTGGTTGGCTCTGGCAGCGCTTTCGGGGTTTGGAACGCTGGGATTGCAGGTTCTTTACACCCGGATGTTCTCCCTGGTTTTTCATAACAGTACCTATACGTTTGGCGCGGTGTTGACGGTGTTTCTGGCGGGTCTGGCGATCGGGTCGGCCGCGGTGGCTCGGTTGCATCGACGGATGTCAGCCGAGCGGTTGCTGGGAATCGCGGCCGGGCTGGGAGCGGCGGGCGTTTCGCTCTCGGTGCCGGTGTTTCTTGGGTTAACAAATCTGGACTCGTTCACATTTGGATCAACATTCACCGCGTATTTGGTCGGGGTGTTCGGGCTGGTGGCTCTGGTGGTCTTGCCGCCGGTGAGCGTTCTGGGCGCGGTCCTGCCGGGGATCTGGAAGGCGGCCGGAGCCTCGGGGATGGGAGGCGGTGCGGTGGTGGGTTGGCTGACGGCCGGCAACGCGCTGGCCGCGGCGCTGGGAGCGTTGCTGGCGAGCGTCGTCTTTCTGCCGAGCGTGGGGCTGTGGCCGTCGATCGTGGTCTTTTCGCTGATTTTTGGGCTGATTCCGGTTGTGCTTCTGGTGCGATCGGGGAGGAGGCTGGCCGCCGTCGGGGTGGTTCTGGTGCTTGTGGGGCTCGGGGGGGTTGCGATTACGGCTCCGGGACGGGTTCGGACCTTACCTCCGGACCCGAGGATCAGGATTCTCGCCGGCTGGGAGGGGGCGTACGGATTGGTCGAGGTAGTTCAGGTGGCCTCCGGGAATCGAATTCTGCGGCAAAACCTGCATTACGGGCTGGGGTCGACCGGCCGATCGACCGTCAGAGAATTGCGGCAGGGGCACCTGCCGCTCTTGTTGCATCCCGACCCGCGCGAGGTCCTGTTTCTGGGGCTGGGAACGGGGCTGACCTCGGGGGCGGCGACGATTCACCCGCAGGTGGATCGGATCGAGATCGTCGAGTTGATTCCGGAAGTGGTCGAGACGGCCCGCTTCTTCGAGCCGGAAAATCTCGGCGTGGTCGGTCATCCAAAGGTGACCATTCGAATCGACGACGCCCGGCACGACCTGCTTGCCTCGGGGAAGACCTACGACGCGATCATCTCTGACCTGTTCGTGCCCTGGGAAAGCCGCGCGGGGTATCTCTACACGGTGGAACAGTTCCGGCTGGCCCGATCGCGGCTCAATCCGGGAGGGCTGTTCTGCCTGTGGTTGCCGCTCTACCAGCTTGGGGCGACCGAGCTGACGATGATTGCGGATAGCTTCGCCTCGGTGTTTCCCAGCACCTCGATTTGGTGGGGTCAGCTTGCGTCGGACCGAGCGATGCTGGCGTTGATCGGGTCCGAGGCACCGCTGACGATTGACCCGAATCGGGTCGATGCCACTCTGCCGTTGCTGACCGATACGCGGAACGATCCCGAGCGGTATCTCGACTCGGCCGAGACGTTGGCCCGCCTTTATGGGGGAGACTGGCCGCGCCCTGCCCCGGGAACCCGGCTCAATACGGACGAACACCCTCGCGTGGAGTTCCTGGCGCCGATCCGACAACGCAACGACCGCCTTCTGTCGGGTGAGCGGTTGCTCGACCTGTTCGATCAGCGGTTCCGGCGCCTCCCGTTCCACCAAATTCTGGATGAGCCGAAACCGCGCGACCAGGGGATCGTGATGTATCGGCGTCGGGTCTGGCAGCGGGAGCAACTGACAAGCGGAGCGTTGTGA